In Colletes latitarsis isolate SP2378_abdomen chromosome 12, iyColLati1, whole genome shotgun sequence, the sequence AGATTAGTCAACATTCAACTAGcaacaaaatacaaaaatacaaaGTCGCCTCATTTTTCAAATGGAAACAATTTCTTCTATGTATTATTGTAGATGGCATTGAGACAAATTGGAAAATTAttcttaaatgtttcatatttatacgtaaaatCAAACATTAATGCAATTCGTAATCGTATTATtagataatatttaataaatgttcAAACTACATGTCGTCTTTCGTAATACAAAGTTCCGCCGATTTGCGCGTTAATAACTAAGTAACTTGTCGTATTTTTAATGATGATCTTTTGTGCAAATTATACAAGAAAAACAGCAATATTTTAACTGATTTTGCTAAATTTATGTTTATGCCACCTATAACATCGGATATAAAAATGATACGATgccacttaaaaaaaaaaaatcaaaagtattaCTTATATTTGATAGGaaaaaacaatattttcgtAAATTTTTTATCTTGCGCTTTATCGCCAATTGAGTGCTAACTAATATGTAATATTTTGTTGTAAAATTTGTCagaaatgtataaaaaaaattgtggTGATTATTATGATGAACGCCTCTAcaaatacaataataatacgaTCTGACAGTCTGTTAtgtctaaataaaaatttactcaCCAATATATTCGTAAAATTTACTAACTAATAaatgataaataaattatttgttaaCTGGAAGTTTGGAGTTCTTTGGTTACTACGATTATACTATGGATTAGAAAAAGTCCAAAGAGATAATAACAAAAGAATACACTCACTTGAACGTATAAACTTAAACAGAACATGTTTGTTTGTTACTACTTCTCACTACTGCCAATGTCAGGGAGAGGATGCTGGgaacaatgaaaaataattaaaaaaaaaaaagttaattatcgttattctctcttttttttcttttggaaACATACTAACTGCGAATATTACATTAACAGTGATATCGTATCATTTGCATAAAATTGCAACAATAATcacacgattttttttttttttttttttttttagtaaacCGTTATATAACTGTAGACCATATATAgtggttaaaaaataaattcaaaatacACTAAAATCGTCGATTGCATGTAAAAGTTAACATATAGTTTATATATTCGTAATATAAACAGGGAAAATGATACATAatcgaaattgaaaaactcCGTAAGTACAACTTGAACGTAAGAAGAAATATACATgtgttttaaaaagaaaaacattGAAAAGTAAAAAAGATTTTCTGGCGACACTTTAAAGATGCAATTATTTCTTTACACCATCTTCAACGTCGCGATCGATAGGTCGTTCAGTTCAATATTCTACTATTTTTAAATGCATTATATTGCATAAAATCATCGTCTCATGCTTACCACCACCAACGCAATTTATTATCAACTTGCCTTAcgttaatatataaataatataaacaaaataaaagaagCTATCTATGCCCGAAACGTAAAATAATTTCGGACGAAAGCTTAGGATGAGCATCAGAGAGCTTGTATTGCTCAACTCCCCTCATAATTTGCAACGACGGTACTTTCATTACAGGGTTTCATTAATCTCACCTCTACAATGGAAACTCTTGGCGAAGGTTCACGTGGTACAGCTTTTTCCATTATTACGAGAGGGCTACCGGAGTCTGTTGAAGAATAATCTTTATCTGTTTCGGTATCATTATCCGAATAATCTTTTTCGTCTTCGATAGATGATGATCTTTGCATTTCcatattttcatgtaatttaCAAACAAAACCGGCCTTTTCGCCATATTCAAATAAGTTTCCATCCAAATGTACTGTAGACAACGGTAAACACATAAAAAACAAACACATAAAATGCATTTTAATATGTAAATTAATGCACGGTATAATTATTACCTTGACAAAAGGCAGCGCTGCAGAATGCACAGTGCGCTGATGTTCTACGACCGCACTCTGTACAATGATGCCAAGGACAGCTAAATCTTGAATCCACCTCGTAAACGTTTACACAAGCCTTATGATATTTCTTATTACACGTTTTTTGATCACAAACCACAAAATCGTCcaacttttcaatttcttgCCCGCAGCTCCAACACATTACGCGTTTCCTCGATCTAACATGTAGGAATGGAAATCAGCGAGTTATCACTGGATTATTGTAAAATGACAATGTAAACGAAACGAAATAAAGCTGATAACTGTATGCGTTGCCTCACCTCCTTTGACGTTTTATTTTGTCaattttctcaaattttttctgCTGAATCGAGGGAGTCGTTACTACTTGCgacttttgtacctttaaacctATAAATCCGCTACAATTTGGTGCACCGCACAGACAAGGctttcgagtttcaccgtcgcaagctaaattataattaaatgttAATTCTTCACCGGGGTCTATATCGCATAACGCAAACAGACCTATACGCGTATCTCCGTTCACAGTCCATTTTTGTGTCTCGCAGTTCGGTGAACACGAATGATCTGCATTCGAAAAACAGTAATTTCAAACTTTATCGTTTCATCGTTTACTAAAAGTACGAAATACTCACTCATAAATCGACTTAAATTGCCCTTTGGCTCAGCATCGATCATTCTATTATTATCTATggtcaaaaaataaaaattctcgtTCTTTAATTCTTTTTTCCTATGCAGCCTTCGTTTGTATTCCGCTTCGTCTATAACTTCACCCACATACTCGATAACAAACTGTCCCGCGAAAATGCACTCTAAACTTCGAAGACCCCAACCGCGTCCCGCAGTATGAAACGGTTCCATAGCTGGATATTGTCTTCTTACAAATGCCTGATTGTTACACTTGGAGCCAGCTggacaaataccaggactacatTCGACTAACAATATTCGATTTAGACAATCTGTTCCCGGTGCACATGGATTCTCCCACTCTGCGTCGCAATCGCACGCGACGATACTTTCCACTTCTGTCGGTTTTACATTGCCGACCGGTTTATTAACCTAAAAAATGTAACATTATTGCATATTCATAAAGATCAACTTTACACGTATGAAAACAGAGGCAAAAGGAAACAATTTTACTTTTAACTTAACATAAGGCGGAGGTTTTAGGCCTCGTGGTCCATTATCTTTAGCAGCCGCTCTTTCGATTTTTAAACGCTGATGAATTTCATTAGCTTCTTCCAGCGCTTTACGATACGTGTCGTCcctattattttttttaccaATCGGTGGTTTTATATTTGCATCACCGTCTTGATAAAGAAAAGCGCGAcctctaaaaataaataaatgcttAATCGTTTACACTTTGTAACCAACGTGTTTTATGTTTATCCATAAGAAAATCCCACATAACACTTACCTATGAAcccaataataattatttgatcCCAAGAACATTACACAAAATTTACCAGAGCTATGAGGTATAGCTTCTATGTTTTCAGGAATTTCATGGGGATAACATATGCGGGATGGCCACCAACGGTAGTTACCAAGTTTAACCCACACTACTTCCCCATACAAAGGGAGTCTGCCCGTTTCACAATCTTCACAAATAAATGCACCATCCGGCGCATCGATTCCTAAAGTTATTGTTATTTATAGTACGCATTACATTACGTTGTTGACATTAATACTATTCCTACCattgttaccatataactactaCTATCACTTATATATAACTATAACTACTACTCACTATTACTACTACTGCTGCTATTACTACTGCTAAAAAACTATTACCTAGACACTCGAGATGAAAAGAAGTTGGACACGTATCGCAACAGATAAGACTTCCTCCTCTTGTGCATAAAAAACACCATGCTGCATTTACTGGAGGATGCGGTGCCTGATAATGCTTCGGACAAACTATTTGACTACCGGTTAAAATCACCGAACCGGCGGGCAAACAAGACGTGGATGTATGATAAGATGAAGGACAGCGAACGCATCGTGCCAATTTCTCATTTGGCGTTCTTGAATGACTATCCTGAGGATTATCCGAACTGCACGTATGACACACGTGGTATGGACAAGTTAAACGGCCTCCCTGCCAATGGGACTAACAAGaaaacagaaatattttttatattacaaataaCTCTATAATATGATACAATTTACCAATTAGATAACATTTTTGCTATTACTTGTGGCCACGATTTCAAGCAAGACGAATGATAATGTTTTCCACAGGCTAGTACAGTACATCTTATTCTATCTCCTTCTCTTTCATTGCATATGAAGCATGCAGGTGCTACGCCTGACAAACAATCGATACATTTGAACAATTCGTCTTCTTGTTCTTCGATTTTTCCTGAAATTAAAAACAACGTTCAttcgatttaataaaataaggTCAGTATAAATGACAATTCTTAGATTGACTTCGGTACCACTATATTCATCGTCGTCGGCGTTGCTTTCTTTAATTTCCTTTATATCGTCGAGTATCTTATCGTCGGTTGTATTCTCGTCGATGGAATGCTCTGGACTAGATTCTCCAGGTTTCACACAAGGTAGATGAAAGTACGAATAACAAGGGCCTTTACATCTGGTCAGTTTGCCAGTTTTTTCACAAATTTGACAAACTTTTTCCTGCTTCATTCCTTTAAAGAGATTATAAGGTCTGCTCCGTTTTGTTTCTGAAACACTTATCTCTTCCTTTTCGACTTTGATTCTTGACTTTTTACCATCTTTTATATTTACGTCCATATCTATCGATAAATCTTCATGATCCGACAAACTCTCTTTTGTATGAGTACTGGCACTGTCTGATGTTACATACATTCGATATTTTTTACGAAACGCGGCATTCATAGTATCCCAATTCTTCCTCAAATATCTTCTAATATCGTGTTCCGATGCATCAGGATATTCATCTTCCAACATATCTCTATTTCGTTCATAATAAACTTCGAAAACACCCTTTTCGCTCTCTTCAgctttaaattcaactttatgcATAATGGGAAGTTCGTCGTGTGAATCCTTTTGACTTAATGGAGATAATGGAGGAGTATCCGAATTGAGTCTTGAATGACTTTTACCATTCTCTGCGTACTTCAATATCTTGGATTTTATTTCATTGGTTTTGTATGGTGGTTTATCTAATTCATACACCTGCAACAGTATTAAATTAGACACTTTCTATAAagcttttatttcattttaaaaatatcgTTCTCACGTTTACATTGTCCTGCTTCACGCGCTTCACGTCAAGTCCACTCGAATCCGTTGAATTCTTCCTTTTGTTAGTTTTGTTCTTTTCATCTAacatagtcatttttggtgatctgCTTTTTGTATTTTTCTCTTTTGGCTTAAAAATATTTGCTCTATCTTCGTTGCTCATAGGTTGCACTTCCATAGCTTCATCGATTGCGCTTTCCCATTTGGATTTTATTCCAGGTTTTACAACAAATGCAGCAGCATATTTTGCatctctcttcttaatttctgcAGTTATCGATTCTGATAATTTTTTAAAGTCGGCAATATTTGTAAACGGTATCATGGAATTTGAAGAGACCCAACTGTGACGACCTTTATCGCCAAAATATTGAACATGCACCATCAATGTCTGTGATCTGGCAGTGGCTAGTCAAacaaacattttgtttaaattaaatcACATTGGTCGCTAACTAAGATCTTATAACGATTATTATAAAACTATTACACAAAAGACCTTACCTCTTAATCTATGATACATCATTAAAACTGGATCGAGCGTTATTACGCAAGGCCAAAAAGGGAAATTACCAACTCTGGCCCATGCTAATTGACCCAATATCCAATTACATTGGAAAGATGAACCGACCATCTGTGGAGAAGCTTCTTCCATAGTGCTTAAACTGATGGAAGAATCGCTTGTGTCATCCACATCGTTGGTTACGTTATTTTCATCCGTGCTTTCGTTACTACTGTCTGACGAATTTTGATATTTTCTAGCCTTTGGCATTTTCGAATTCTGTAAGTACGTATATCAATATTATCATATTATGTAATCAAAAATTACTGTAATCCATCAAAGAAACTAcacaaaaaaagtattataagAAAAGCTATATATAAGATACATCATATAATCGAAATTATATGTTCAAATATTAAAGATTACTACATATAATTTCAGTTTCTTAATAATAACGTTGATTTTTAATTGGAAATATAGTAATCGATTTCAAGAGATGTAACATGCCTTTGGAGAACTGGCAACCTCATTCTTAGGAGACTTGGGTTTTATTGTTCTACCATAACGACTTCTACCAGGTGAAGTCCTGCTGGAATCGGCGCTGAAGATCTTTTTATCATTGTCAAAACTGCTCGTTGCGTCCAAATTGTCCTCGAATTCACCGAATTTTGATTCAGCATTAGTGCCCACCTTACTGTTCACTCTGTTGATAGAGCTCATAGCTTGCCGATTAATTTAACATGTTCGTTTATCGAGGCCGACAATGATTCGACGTTGTGAAACCTTGTATACTTTTCCAACGATTCACGCGATATAAACTTTTGATCTTCCGTATAAAAGGCTTACGCGTTGAAAACAATTTTCATTGTCGCTGAAAATAGCTGCGATGGCCGATTTTCAAGGGTTACTTTATTTCTCAGAAAATCAACACGCACCGTTGTTTAACACACAAAAATCAACACGTATTTTCTATAAACTTTTCTAGCAATAAATTTTACAACGGACAAACGATTTTATTTATTAGTATTAAGGAATTGTAACTGAACCTCACGGGCCTACAAGCAGGAACAGGACGCGTTTCCCGCGATTTTGGGTGATTCTCATAACCATGCTTAGTTTGATTTCTCACTATGTGCAATAGCCTTTggtgatttttgttttattggtTATATCGACCATTTTTAGCAGTACGCGAAGATTCTATGGAATAACGTTAATGATGCTCGATTTATTAACATTACGAACAAATTGAATGATAAACAAAAGATTTCTatctatgtatgtatgtatgtatgcatgtatgtatttaCATTTTACTATAAATTCACCACTGTATGCGCATAGTTAAGTAGTCGAGCGAAATATAACGATATACTTGTGTATTCTTGTAGAGATTTTATtgtgaaaaattataattaacttTTCTTGTTTATAATCTATACCATTTAATGCAGAaaccaatttttatatttttatacatgTATGTTTCATCTTTTATTGATTAAAATTACTTGGAACGGTTTGTTTTctgattatttattattattattattatacatactgaaaaagaagaaaatgttTTACTCTCCAGTATGGATTCTTTAATAATTGGAATTTAGAATTTATTTACTTGTAATCATTTAACATTTGGAAAATTTAGCAATATGTTTCTTAGTATTTATATCGCCAATTTCATAGAGTCCATTTCTTTTCGCAGTATCTTTTAATTCCTTTATAAAGTTTTGTAAATCTTCCTCTCGTAGTTGTACAAGATACTTTGGTAACTCGATCGATACAACTGCTCCTTTCTTCAGTAACACAGTTAGATTAGATAATTGTTTTGTCATGTTATGTGCAACCCACAGAAAGTCGAATTTGCTAGTATATTCTGTTTTACATTTTAGTGTCTCTAACGACGTCGCGGGGTGAAAAATTACCTAAAAATACTTTAGAAATTATAGACAAAGTTTTCTGTTTTTAACGATCATTGTGTTTGATATTAATACCTTATGATTTTTAATGTCTACCCAGGAAATTTCATCTCTTTTGTACTTATTTTTCCCCCTTTTCCACGATTCTTGTTCCATTTCAGTGTCTGGCATTTCAGTTACCAATACACCATTTAAGATGGAGGAATCTCTGTGCGATGCAATACAATTTTCGCATAATGGTTCTTTTGTTCTAATTTCATGTATAGAACGCATGATTTCTCGTTCGGCAATGTCCGTTGCTCTATACTTACTAAATTGTTAATTCAgcgttataataaaaaatatgttgACGCACAATGTGTAAGTTCAACGCATTTCTTACTTATGATTATCCTTTGCTTCTTCAGAGGCCCATGCGAAAAAAGGACCGTTTGAAATATCTCCTAAATAAGCATAATGTATAAATCCAGGTCCATGCTGTATAATATTACTCAATAAGGTTGGATTGCTTCTAATAGGTTCACCTTCTAACCAAACGAACGCAATTCCATTGTTTCTCCAAAATCTAGCTTTGGAACGAACAAGTTACACCCTTTTAAATACATATGTACGCAATGTTTTAGTAAGCGTAGTGTTCTCCGATTAACAGACGTACCTATACTCTTGCACTGTCAGATTCGAGACATTTCTAGACTTTAAAATCATATGATAATCCCAATCAAAAACACCATCACGATAATCGTATCTTGTTTTCAATGATTTTCTAACTCTTTGATCCCAATATTCCACAATGGAAATGTTCTCGCGTGCTGCACGCTCCCAAAATCTTAACGAAAAATAGTAACAGTAAATGTATAAATGATgcaaaatataaaagaaatctAAATTTCAAGTTCTTTGATTGAACTCACTTAAAAATTCCTTCTAATCGATCTTTATCCTTGTGCTTTAATTTTTCCAAACTTAACCAGGGACAATCGATTGTATTTGTTGGGATGTCTGCCAATTGATTAGAGTGTTTTACCAAGTACTTGGCTGTTGCTGGTCTTACAAGCGTATTCCCAAATATTTCTAAATAATATCGAGTTGTTTCTTGCAAGCCTTgagttatttcattttttaaataaagagtATATTTTTAGCAGggacaattaaattttttatacgTACCTAGGTTCCTCTGTAAACAAGTACTTAGTAAAAGTATAGATCTAGCAACTTGTTCCAACGTTGATTCAATTACATGGTACGTAATAATACGATCGCGATACAAATAAGATGATCCTAACGTCTTCACGATATGTCTTGCATCGCCAGCACCTACAATTAATACCTCGAGACATTTACCTAGAGAATTAGTTTCACTTTTATTAACTTCAAGTTGTATGTCTAACGCAGGACTATATCCCCACCACATGTTGTTACGCTATTcttgatattttaaacaaacaGATTACTGTTTTAAAACTGTACAAATACCGAATAATAAATTGCTAGGCATCGTTATTATCGTTGGTAAGTAAAGATTTGGGAATACGTTATCACCATAGTAACATAAATGTATCTATGTATACTGTGTAAGTTATATGGTATGTACAAATAGTTTCAACAGTATACCTCACGACGTTTCGTATCGTAAAtgttcatttttatatttatatttcgttTCTCTGCAGTTAAAACTTTTAACGCATTTAGTTTTTCTAATATCCTTCCCGAATGCAAATGTATCTCTATATGTAAATAGCGtagttatatgtatacatacacaTATCTAGTATGTAAAAGATAAAAGAACATTTCAACAAATAGAGGAATAAGaagtattatattaaaataaaaagtcgTAAATacgtataataaaattatgaacaTGTTTAGTGACAGTCGTGTCATAGACTTATAAAACCATTTATTTTACTCCTATATGTAGATTCTGTGACACAGATAAAAATAACTCCCTCTCGAACCTTGTTTCTGCAACGGTTCCTTATAAACGTGTTCATTTTATTTCAATGCGTACACTAACTCATTTATCTCGCTTCTTTTGAGCCCGTTTGTTACCGCACCGTTGTAAAATATCTGTAATAGGTCCTTTATGTTGAAATATAGCAATAAGTTGCGTGCGCGCTTCATTCATTCCTTCACTAATTAAACTACTACGTTGCATATTTCCTTTGATTAATTCATTTACACGTTCAAGTCCATCGTCTTGTCTATTTTTGACGTTTTGTTGGGATTCAAGCATCGTCAatgttgtttttaatttttcatgtaCCTACATAAATACAACAAATCATAAATGACAATCTtattatcatcatcatcatcatcatcatagtTTCACTATTCTAAGAATTAGATGCAATTTATAAACGTACTTGTTTCTCAAGATCAGCAATATCTTCCATTTGCGCAGTAAGATGATATACTTTCCAACCATTTAATTTTTGCAGTACATGTTTCTGTTGTGCTATTTCCGCAACTGTGGGTCGTCTTTCTTCGCGAGGTCGAACCTCGCTTGGTCTTCTGTAATGGTGAAGTCTACCGCCCCATTTATTTTTCCAGGACGGGCCTGTGAAAGTaggaattattttttatgttcACATAACAATTGCAATTGTTTTCCTCTTAC encodes:
- the Nsd gene encoding nuclear receptor binding SET domain protein isoform X2, with product MSSINRVNSKVGTNAESKFGEFEDNLDATSSFDNDKKIFSADSSRTSPGRSRYGRTIKPKSPKNEVASSPKNSKMPKARKYQNSSDSSNESTDENNVTNDVDDTSDSSISLSTMEEASPQMVGSSFQCNWILGQLAWARVGNFPFWPCVITLDPVLMMYHRLRATARSQTLMVHVQYFGDKGRHSWVSSNSMIPFTNIADFKKLSESITAEIKKRDAKYAAAFVVKPGIKSKWESAIDEAMEVQPMSNEDRANIFKPKEKNTKSRSPKMTMLDEKNKTNKRKNSTDSSGLDVKRVKQDNVNVYELDKPPYKTNEIKSKILKYAENGKSHSRLNSDTPPLSPLSQKDSHDELPIMHKVEFKAEESEKGVFEVYYERNRDMLEDEYPDASEHDIRRYLRKNWDTMNAAFRKKYRMYVTSDSASTHTKESLSDHEDLSIDMDVNIKDGKKSRIKVEKEEISVSETKRSRPYNLFKGMKQEKVCQICEKTGKLTRCKGPCYSYFHLPCVKPGESSPEHSIDENTTDDKILDDIKEIKESNADDDEYSGKIEEQEDELFKCIDCLSGVAPACFICNEREGDRIRCTVLACGKHYHSSCLKSWPQSHWQGGRLTCPYHVCHTCSSDNPQDSHSRTPNEKLARCVRCPSSYHTSTSCLPAGSVILTGSQIVCPKHYQAPHPPVNAAWCFLCTRGGSLICCDTCPTSFHLECLGIDAPDGAFICEDCETGRLPLYGEVVWVKLGNYRWWPSRICYPHEIPENIEAIPHSSGKFCVMFLGSNNYYWVHRGRAFLYQDGDANIKPPIGKKNNRDDTYRKALEEANEIHQRLKIERAAAKDNGPRGLKPPPYVKLKVNKPVGNVKPTEVESIVACDCDAEWENPCAPGTDCLNRILLVECSPGICPAGSKCNNQAFVRRQYPAMEPFHTAGRGWGLRSLECIFAGQFVIEYVGEVIDEAEYKRRLHRKKELKNENFYFLTIDNNRMIDAEPKGNLSRFMNHSCSPNCETQKWTVNGDTRIGLFALCDIDPGEELTFNYNLACDGETRKPCLCGAPNCSGFIGLKVQKSQVVTTPSIQQKKFEKIDKIKRQRRSRKRVMCWSCGQEIEKLDDFVVCDQKTCNKKYHKACVNVYEVDSRFSCPWHHCTECGRRTSAHCAFCSAAFCQVHLDGNLFEYGEKAGFVCKLHENMEMQRSSSIEDEKDYSDNDTETDKDYSSTDSGSPLVIMEKAVPREPSPRVSIVEHPLPDIGSSEK
- the Nsd gene encoding nuclear receptor binding SET domain protein isoform X1; the protein is MSSINRVNSKVGTNAESKFGEFEDNLDATSSFDNDKKIFSADSSRTSPGRSRYGRTIKPKSPKNEVASSPKNSKMPKARKYQNSSDSSNESTDENNVTNDVDDTSDSSISLSTMEEASPQMVGSSFQCNWILGQLAWARVGNFPFWPCVITLDPVLMMYHRLRATARSQTLMVHVQYFGDKGRHSWVSSNSMIPFTNIADFKKLSESITAEIKKRDAKYAAAFVVKPGIKSKWESAIDEAMEVQPMSNEDRANIFKPKEKNTKSRSPKMTMLDEKNKTNKRKNSTDSSGLDVKRVKQDNVNVYELDKPPYKTNEIKSKILKYAENGKSHSRLNSDTPPLSPLSQKDSHDELPIMHKVEFKAEESEKGVFEVYYERNRDMLEDEYPDASEHDIRRYLRKNWDTMNAAFRKKYRMYVTSDSASTHTKESLSDHEDLSIDMDVNIKDGKKSRIKVEKEEISVSETKRSRPYNLFKGMKQEKVCQICEKTGKLTRCKGPCYSYFHLPCVKPGESSPEHSIDENTTDDKILDDIKEIKESNADDDEYSGKIEEQEDELFKCIDCLSGVAPACFICNEREGDRIRCTVLACGKHYHSSCLKSWPQSHWQGGRLTCPYHVCHTCSSDNPQDSHSRTPNEKLARCVRCPSSYHTSTSCLPAGSVILTGSQIVCPKHYQAPHPPVNAAWCFLCTRGGSLICCDTCPTSFHLECLGIDAPDGAFICEDCETGRLPLYGEVVWVKLGNYRWWPSRICYPHEIPENIEAIPHSSGKFCVMFLGSNNYYWVHRGRAFLYQDGDANIKPPIGKKNNRDDTYRKALEEANEIHQRLKIERAAAKDNGPRGLKPPPYVKLKVNKPVGNVKPTEVESIVACDCDAEWENPCAPGTDCLNRILLVECSPGICPAGSKCNNQAFVRRQYPAMEPFHTAGRGWGLRSLECIFAGQFVIEYVGEVIDEAEYKRRLHRKKELKNENFYFLTIDNNRMIDAEPKGNLSRFMNHSCSPNCETQKWTVNGDTRIGLFALCDIDPGEELTFNYNLACDGETRKPCLCGAPNCSGFIGLKVQKSQVVTTPSIQQKKFEKIDKIKRQRRSRKRVMCWSCGQEIEKLDDFVVCDQKTCNKKYHKACVNVYEVDSRFSCPWHHCTECGRRTSAHCAFCSAAFCQVHLDGNLFEYGEKAGFVCKLHENMEMQRSSSIEDEKDYSDNDTETDKDYSSTDSGSPLVIMEKAVPREPSPRVSIVEVHPSSEESEESQKEDDEDVTQSADFMPCEYSLKSIKKKPLHRLSLRLKKEEDRVEELNNLTSSQLEAIIGGSLFE
- the Dnaaf3 gene encoding dynein axonemal assembly factor 3 isoform X1 encodes the protein MWWGYSPALDIQLEVNKSETNSLGKCLEVLIVGAGDARHIVKTLGSSYLYRDRIITYHVIESTLEQVARSILLLSTCLQRNLGLQETTRYYLEIFGNTLVRPATAKYLVKHSNQLADIPTNTIDCPWLSLEKLKHKDKDRLEGIFKFWERAARENISIVEYWDQRVRKSLKTRYDYRDGVFDWDYHMILKSRNVSNLTVQEYRFWRNNGIAFVWLEGEPIRSNPTLLSNIIQHGPGFIHYAYLGDISNGPFFAWASEEAKDNHNKYRATDIAEREIMRSIHEIRTKEPLCENCIASHRDSSILNGVLVTEMPDTEMEQESWKRGKNKYKRDEISWVDIKNHKVIFHPATSLETLKCKTEYTSKFDFLWVAHNMTKQLSNLTVLLKKGAVVSIELPKYLVQLREEDLQNFIKELKDTAKRNGLYEIGDINTKKHIAKFSKC
- the Dnaaf3 gene encoding dynein axonemal assembly factor 3 isoform X2, producing MWWGYSPALDIQLEVNKSETNSLGKCLEVLIVGAGDARHIVKTLGSSYLYRDRIITYHVIESTLEQVARSILLLSTCLQRNLEIFGNTLVRPATAKYLVKHSNQLADIPTNTIDCPWLSLEKLKHKDKDRLEGIFKFWERAARENISIVEYWDQRVRKSLKTRYDYRDGVFDWDYHMILKSRNVSNLTVQEYRFWRNNGIAFVWLEGEPIRSNPTLLSNIIQHGPGFIHYAYLGDISNGPFFAWASEEAKDNHNKYRATDIAEREIMRSIHEIRTKEPLCENCIASHRDSSILNGVLVTEMPDTEMEQESWKRGKNKYKRDEISWVDIKNHKVIFHPATSLETLKCKTEYTSKFDFLWVAHNMTKQLSNLTVLLKKGAVVSIELPKYLVQLREEDLQNFIKELKDTAKRNGLYEIGDINTKKHIAKFSKC